From Eremothecium sinecaudum strain ATCC 58844 chromosome III, complete sequence:
ACCGATTTCGATCTGAGGCTTAAGTTTCAACAGCAACCAACAATCCAGTACACAATATACCGATACCTGGCCCAAACAACACACGGTCACAAGGCTAGTGGCTTTGCTTTTCTAGTCTGAAATGGTTTTCGTTCAGTAATGCGTAGTCAACGCCGGCAAGATCTTGAATGACGGTGTTTGACGTTCCTTTTTTCCGTACAGTAAGTAAGCTTAAATTTCTATACTgtttattatattttacAAAAGACGTTGATTAAAAACGAACCTGAACAAAAGCATTGCTAAGCGCTATTAGGGTAATGCGAGATATCGTTACTTAACTGTAGCAAGTTCGGTAGGTGGTACTATATGCTTTTGCAGCCTGTGACGGCCAGTGTTGAGAATGGGTCGGCTGATTTCTCCTTCCCACGTGACCGCTGGTCGGTGGCGTTCAGGGGGATTAAAGGCCGGGGTAGACCGGGTAACTCACGGACCGGGTAACGGACAACGTTCCGACCGGGTAAGCATTCACAAATTTGTCCTCGTGATATCTAATAATAAGAGGCTTCCGTCTGATACCGGAAAAATGCTTTCAAAACATTATGGCTGGGATACTATTGCAAACTATAAACCACGTTCTTTTATATAAAGGCTAGTGATAGTAGGCGAAGATGACGGAACCACCAACTAAGAAGGCGAAGTTGGAGCTATCGGATGTTTCGGAGCCTTTAACACAACGTGATGTTATCTTGTTTCAAAAGGAAGCTTTATTCAGATGCATGAATAGGTATCGATCGGAGGCAAATATATCACAAAAGCAGGTAAAAGAACTGAAAGAATCCCAAAATAGATTTTTGGATGATTTGGCAGCAGTCTGTGGTGTTATAAGGTCTATTGCCCGTGTTTTGGTGGAGGGTGGCGACGAGGAGACGCAGAAGGTATGCAAACGGCTTGAAAATTGCGGAACAGAGGAAGTTGTACAAGAAGCATCAGAGTTTGCAAAGTATGTAGTAAATTCCCTTACGAAAGAGGATAAGCTTTGCTCAGTTGACTGGGATCGCTGGCAAAGCTTGGAGGTGGTGAATGGGAAGCTGGATTCTGAGAACAAACAGTTAAGAGAAGAGCTTGAGTCAATGAAAACATTTTATAAACAGCAACTACATCGTTATGACCGCGAAGAGAGTGTCAGTTTGAAGCGCGTTTTGAAGATTGCGGAAGGGCCCGAGGGGGAAAAAGGTCCTACAGCCAAGTCGCCAGATGCAGCAGCAGGGTCGCCCTCAGGTAGGCAGGGAACAGCAGAGAATGGGGGTGCTTCAAAGGGATCAGATGACCTTGCCGTACAAGTCGAGCAGGAAATGCACATTGCAGATTTGAAAACGAATATAGGAGTGCTGGAGAATACCGTGAAGCAGCTAACTGATTGGAAGACAGCTAAAGAGGAGGAAATTGTGAAACTTCGCCAGGCTGTAACCACCGGATCATCACAGCTTCCAGATGGTCAAAACGCGCATAGCTCGAGTAACAGCACGTTAGCATCTGCAACAGATGTCAGCACTCTGGCGACAAAAGTTGATGAATTAAATGAGGAAAAGCGGGAGCTGATGCAGATAAACGATGCCTACATGAAAAAGTTTCAGCAGTTATCTGCAGAACAGGAAGTGTTTACAAATCGCCTGTCTTCTGAATTCCAAACTGCACAAGAAACATTAAAGAAACATAATTCCAACTTGGAAAAGGACCTGGTAAGGATAAGAACAGCAAGAGATGAGTTATTGAGCAAGATTGCTTTGCTTGAAGCGAAAAAGGCTAAATCTGAGATGTTATCAGACCTCGAGAAGGCCCTGGAAATACAACAGGAGCAATTGCGTGCGTTGGGTAACAGGGAACCGGAACCATCTCAGGATGCTCTAATGAAAGAACTCCAAGATTTGGAGAAGGCATTTAAAGAGTTATCGAATTTCTCGAACAAAAAGTATTCTGAATACATAAACCAGGAGTCCATAATATCAAAGTTGACGGTGGAGAAGACAAAAGCTGACCAGAAATACTTTGCGGCTATGCGTTCCAAAGATTCCATCTTGATCGAGAATAAAAACCTGACGAAAAACTTAACCAAATCTAACGAGCTTATCCAGCAATTAAAGGATATTGAAAAAACATTGCAATCGAAGATCGAAAACCTACACAAACAACTACAGCTGTCTCAAACGAATGAGAAGAGACTAATAGATTCTAATAAAGTTACTTCATTGAAGATAATGGATTTGACTTCTCAACTTACAAAATCGAAGAAATCCTCCAACTCACTTCAACAAGAGCTTAACAAACTTGTGGAAGAGAAATCAAAGATTGAACTAAAAGCTCAGGATCTTGAAATGAAAATCAGTAACTTGCAGATTAAATTAACGTCGCAAGAAAATAAATTAAAGAAGCTTCACAAGATTTTGGTTTCAAATGGTGGTGATTATGGCGCACTGGCGGATGAATTAGAGAACTTCCGTACGGTAGTGTACTGTTCTCTGTGTTCAAAAAATTGGAAGGATACTGCTATCAAGACGTGTGGGCATGTGTTCTGTGCAAGTTGCTGTAAGGAGAGACTAGCAGCGAGAATGAGGAAATGCCCTACCTGTAATAAAGCCTTTTCATCGAACGATCTACTTGTTGTTCACCTGTAAATATAGTATCACCAGTGCTGCGTATAGCATTCTGCGTAGATGACCGTTTATAATctgtaatattaaaatatacaTCTTAAATATGCGTGTATAGAGTTCTACGCATGCGTATTAATTTCGAAATTTTTCAACTCATAATATGATTCGTGCTTAACATCATCTTGTAACTGTACACTAAGGAAGACAAATATAGAACTCCAACTTCTTCATTTATTGCATGGCAAGCATATGTATTGAAGTTCCTAAACCTAAGGTCTTAGGTCCCAAGAATGATCCTTTACACTTAATTAAAACAAGAAAGAAAACTCATAATAGGCCTGCCACCATCGCTGGTCCTATGGTCAGATATTCTAAATTACCATTTCGGTTAACCTGCCTTCATTACAATACCGACATAGTATACACCCCTATGATACTAGCTCGTGAATTTGTGAGGAATAAACATGCAAGGATGGCTGATTTTAGTACTAATAGTAGAGATTCTCCATTGATTGTGCAGGTCGGCGTCAATAATGTTACTGATTTAATGCGCTTTGTAGAAATGGTCAGTCCTTACTGCGATGGCATTGGAATAAACTGTGGCTGTCCCATCAAGGAGCAGGTAAGAGAGGGCATCGGATCAGCATTGATATATAATGCTGAACTTTTAACAAGCATGGTCAGATCGGTGAAAGAAAAGTACGGCGATAAAGTAAGGCTTGAAACTAAGATCAGGATCCATGATGACTTGAAACAGACAGTTGCTTTATGTGACGGGCTAGTTGATGCTGGAGTAGACTGGATTACAGTTCATGGAAGAACAAGAAATACAAGATCGTCAGTCGCAGTGGATTTAGACGCTATAAAATTCATTCGAGAACATATAAAAGACCAAGAAATACCTATAATTGCCAATGGAGACTGTTTCACGTATAAGGACTTTAAAAATATAGCAGAATACACCGGGGTAGACGGAGTTATGTCTGCAAGAGGAATTTTGTCCAATCCTGCTCTTTTTAGTGGGGTCGATAAATGCCCATGGAGTGCAGTGGAGTTATTTTGGCATTATGCTATGGAATTAGGTACACTGCCCTATCAATTACTGCAGCATCACCTTCATTGTATGCTGAAGAGCATGGACGTCTCGAACGCTCTACTTAAAGAGATGATGCTGATACAAAATACATGTGAACTCATAGATTGGTTTGATGAAAACTTCATACTTAGGAGGTACCACAAGGAGCCCTTAACTGAAGGCACTGAAATCCCTTATAGAACCCCCCAAGCATGCAATATAGGTATCGGTGGGCTAGATGCCCTCTCTATAGGGTAGGTCTCAGTAAGCCCGGGTAACATAttagatatatatatataaagCAAAAAAAATAACGATATAGCAGATGCGTCTTCAAAAGACAGTTACATCAGAATATCGTAGCTAATCTGCCCGATCTGCAGCGTTCGGACGTTCAGTCGAACTCCCACGACTACAGGGCTCTTATCTGTAAGAATGAGAACATTCTAACACTCACTTATCCGGTTTGAAATGATGATATCCTTTTTCTGCCAGTCTACTAAGAACAAGGCATGGACTCCGATCCATGTCGTAAGGCCATCCCGCGGGCAACTGCGTTCATCGGCTCATCCCCGGCGCATCCACTCGTTCTGAGCGGTGTTCCATTCAGGAGGAGTTGTTTGGAATTGGGGCCTTTTCATGTAATGAGCGGCTGGCGTATTTTGTCATAGTTACACTGATTATAACCACTTAAGTGATGTAAACCACCTTTACGTAGCTGAGGACTAATCCAACGTGTAAAAACTGGAATATTATCGAGCGTATTTATAACCTAAACTACAATGACTGCACAAAATACATAATCTGATGGAACATTATCTAATCGCGACGAAAGCAGTTTAagcttcttcttgctcAACAACAACGGTTTGCAAACCCTTAACAGAGGAAACCAAAACTGGCTCAACGTAGGAGAACAATGGGTTCTTAGCGTTCTCTTCTTCGTTTCTTCTTCTAGAGATCTTTAATCTCATTCTGAATGGAACACCCTTGATACCCTTCTTCCAGACTTCAGTGTTCAATCTTGGGTCCAATCTGACATCTTCAGTACCCATGTGCAACTTGGCGAACTTCTTGATTTCCTTGACGGCCTTTGGAGCTCTCTTCTTGAAAGAGACACCATGCAACTGTAAAATAAAATGTTAGTACATAATTCATTCGCAAGCACTATATTTAAAATCCTGATATCCAGCGTTCGTAAGTTCCAGTACAAATAGTACAACCCCAATCCTTAGGTATATAGCAGTAGGTTATTTCAACAGTTTGACTACCACAACGGATCTAATTTTGAATATAGCCATATTTCGGTTCTTTATAAGTTAAACATACCCTCTTGTGCATGTTGATGGTGTACTCACGAGTAACAACGTCTTTCAAACCAGCCATTTCGTTCAGTTGATTGTATTCCGTGTATCTTAAACAAACACTATACAATATCTCATATTAGTTTTATTCATGTATTTAGGACGAAAAAGTCGCTAACCCGGGGGGGCCGCTCGACCTTCCGCCTGGAGGCCAGCAGGTACTGCCCCGTAGTCAGCGGTGAAACCCGCGTAGCGGTCCTGGAGGCCTGCCTAGCTGTCGGTGTCCGAGGTGAAGATGCAGAGCTCCCTGCCTAGCGGTCCCGCCACGCTGCAGTAGCAGCTAGTTGCTGGTTGCTGAGTTGCGGGAGGGTGCACCACGCGCAGCGAGATCCCCGCCTCGGGACTGCCTGTCTCACCGACGCAAAAAAAATACGTTCGGTCTAAATAAAACCCCGGTAAGTAAATGTACAGGTGTAACAGTCCCAACTGAACACCCTGGCGGCTGATTTTTTGTTCCCCTTACGAGGATTCATAATGTACCTTAGCAATGTACTAGCACTTCGTAGTAACCTCCACCGTTATTGATGTATATATAGCAAGAATACCCATCCCTATTTGATAAATAAAATTAGGTATTTATTAAATGACTGTTGAATACGCTCAAGAGGGTGGCTATCAACGCACTCAATCAGTTATTTACCAAATGCAAGAAACCCTTTTAAATGCATCAAAAGATGGAGTTAACGGAACTGATGATCTACAGAAATTAGCTGCCACAGAATCATCAATAACTGTAAATTCAGAGCGCGTTTTGAGTTATGTTAGCAAAAATTATGGCTTTCAGCGTCGTAATTTGGGAACTCTAAGATATAGTCCTCTGCGACAGGGCAGGTTTGAAGGCAGCGAGAAAAAACAAGAGCTTCCGTTTCCGTATAATTACTGCAGGGCCTTCATCCCAGAGCCATTCTTGCCTAGGCTTGGGACCAGCGCAA
This genomic window contains:
- the RPL31B gene encoding 60S ribosomal protein eL31 (Syntenic homolog of Ashbya gossypii AER076C; Syntenic homolog of Saccharomyces cerevisiae YDL075W (RPL31A) and YLR406C (RPL31B); 1-intron in Ashbya gossypii), yielding MAGLKDVVTREYTINMHKRLHGVSFKKRAPKAVKEIKKFAKLHMGTEDVRLDPRLNTEVWKKGIKGVPFRMRLKISRRRNEEENAKNPLFSYVEPVLVSSVKGLQTVVVEQEEA
- the BRE1 gene encoding E3 ubiquitin-protein ligase BRE1 (Syntenic homolog of Ashbya gossypii AER074W; Syntenic homolog of Saccharomyces cerevisiae YDL074C (BRE1)), producing MTEPPTKKAKLELSDVSEPLTQRDVILFQKEALFRCMNRYRSEANISQKQVKELKESQNRFLDDLAAVCGVIRSIARVLVEGGDEETQKVCKRLENCGTEEVVQEASEFAKYVVNSLTKEDKLCSVDWDRWQSLEVVNGKLDSENKQLREELESMKTFYKQQLHRYDREESVSLKRVLKIAEGPEGEKGPTAKSPDAAAGSPSGRQGTAENGGASKGSDDLAVQVEQEMHIADLKTNIGVLENTVKQLTDWKTAKEEEIVKLRQAVTTGSSQLPDGQNAHSSSNSTLASATDVSTLATKVDELNEEKRELMQINDAYMKKFQQLSAEQEVFTNRLSSEFQTAQETLKKHNSNLEKDLVRIRTARDELLSKIALLEAKKAKSEMLSDLEKALEIQQEQLRALGNREPEPSQDALMKELQDLEKAFKELSNFSNKKYSEYINQESIISKLTVEKTKADQKYFAAMRSKDSILIENKNLTKNLTKSNELIQQLKDIEKTLQSKIENLHKQLQLSQTNEKRLIDSNKVTSLKIMDLTSQLTKSKKSSNSLQQELNKLVEEKSKIELKAQDLEMKISNLQIKLTSQENKLKKLHKILVSNGGDYGALADELENFRTVVYCSLCSKNWKDTAIKTCGHVFCASCCKERLAARMRKCPTCNKAFSSNDLLVVHL
- the DUS4 gene encoding tRNA dihydrouridine synthase (Syntenic homolog of Ashbya gossypii AER075W; Syntenic homolog of Saccharomyces cerevisiae YLR405W (DUS4)) translates to MASICIEVPKPKVLGPKNDPLHLIKTRKKTHNRPATIAGPMVRYSKLPFRLTCLHYNTDIVYTPMILAREFVRNKHARMADFSTNSRDSPLIVQVGVNNVTDLMRFVEMVSPYCDGIGINCGCPIKEQVREGIGSALIYNAELLTSMVRSVKEKYGDKVRLETKIRIHDDLKQTVALCDGLVDAGVDWITVHGRTRNTRSSVAVDLDAIKFIREHIKDQEIPIIANGDCFTYKDFKNIAEYTGVDGVMSARGILSNPALFSGVDKCPWSAVELFWHYAMELGTLPYQLLQHHLHCMLKSMDVSNALLKEMMLIQNTCELIDWFDENFILRRYHKEPLTEGTEIPYRTPQACNIGIGGLDALSIG